From the candidate division KSB1 bacterium genome, one window contains:
- a CDS encoding four helix bundle protein produces the protein MSYLPHAKSFRDLIVYQKARALAKDIFEISKRFPREEMYSLTDQVRRCSRSVGGQIAEAWAKRRYVKHFVSKLTDADGEQNETQHWIETANDCNYLNANETAALLRRCEEIGRLLGGMMEKADQFCSDTPNLIRDEAAEFFSMVIRDGD, from the coding sequence ATGAGTTATTTGCCGCATGCGAAGAGTTTTCGGGATTTGATAGTTTATCAGAAAGCCAGGGCATTGGCGAAGGATATTTTTGAAATCTCGAAACGTTTTCCCAGAGAAGAAATGTATTCGCTGACCGATCAGGTTCGGCGTTGTTCTCGTTCCGTTGGCGGACAAATAGCAGAGGCCTGGGCCAAACGACGGTACGTGAAACATTTCGTTAGTAAGCTGACCGATGCCGATGGTGAACAAAATGAAACCCAACATTGGATTGAAACGGCAAATGACTGCAATTATCTAAATGCCAATGAAACGGCTGCTCTGCTGCGTCGCTGCGAAGAAATCGGTCGACTGCTCGGCGGCATGATGGAAAAGGCAGATCAATTTTGCTCTGACACCCCCAATCTGATTCGGGATGAAGCAGCGGAGTTTTTTTCTATGGTTATTCGGGATGGTGATTAG
- a CDS encoding T9SS type A sorting domain-containing protein, which translates to MRGMLKLVAVMVMALLVMSITQFAQAMERPNVIWARATTETITLDGKLDEPGWQKAESVRLQYGKSSALIPGSGWHDEQGVKPSDPTDAVIKFLVSGNNLYMAVVVKDSSVGGGLFNQFDGFLMNMRDHSKPDRPAPNFEYFYGWVTEGWADPNTGNVGASPGFFGWASGDRSVWDAATFVDGVSNDDSSPDKGYTAEIMFNLTPRGYDVTKAEGDIIEFNISIYDADWHWPHNNDKFSSNRTWWCGPWGNASAYDVARIYARPDVTVNSGPVPEVGPEVVIPNGINYPDPVIDGKLDEAVWSKIDGLDLRYGDDALRASYPGIGPWRSGQWQPEINSVRAPVVDPADATIKWFFKGDMLYLGVDVRDQAVWGLNQFDLWDGIRFIINDRAAVDPGDNNLLRRELTVRVDSLGQLMVLDYLPMLIDSFKTSKAAMALKPGTTVNNFNDIDAGYSFELAIDLTKLGYPVGRGDGALFISATLFDGDAFANPADTYGNRVWWMRESSWPAAPAWAYMDPNAVLTGVKEIAGKTSNLPTKFAVLGNYPNPFNPSSVIRYALPEDSRVTLKVYNVLGSMVAEIPLGLQKAGINEVTFNAEKISSGIYFYHFQAVSGRNNKLSVSSTGKMVVLK; encoded by the coding sequence ATGAGAGGAATGCTAAAGCTGGTTGCAGTGATGGTCATGGCACTTTTGGTCATGTCGATCACCCAATTTGCTCAGGCGATGGAGCGACCCAATGTGATTTGGGCGCGGGCGACCACGGAGACGATCACGCTGGATGGCAAGTTAGATGAGCCGGGTTGGCAGAAAGCCGAGTCGGTGCGTTTGCAGTATGGCAAGTCATCGGCGTTGATTCCAGGCAGTGGTTGGCACGATGAACAGGGCGTGAAGCCGAGCGACCCGACCGATGCGGTGATTAAGTTTTTGGTGTCGGGCAATAATTTGTACATGGCAGTGGTGGTCAAGGACAGTTCAGTGGGTGGTGGTTTGTTCAATCAGTTTGATGGTTTTCTGATGAACATGCGGGATCATTCCAAGCCGGATCGGCCGGCGCCCAATTTTGAGTATTTCTATGGTTGGGTGACCGAGGGCTGGGCGGATCCCAACACGGGGAATGTTGGTGCATCGCCAGGATTTTTTGGTTGGGCGTCGGGCGATCGCAGTGTGTGGGATGCGGCCACGTTTGTCGATGGGGTGTCTAACGACGACAGCAGTCCTGATAAGGGCTACACTGCGGAGATCATGTTCAATTTGACGCCGCGCGGCTATGATGTGACCAAAGCTGAGGGCGACATTATCGAGTTCAACATATCGATTTACGATGCGGATTGGCACTGGCCGCACAATAATGACAAGTTCAGCAGCAATCGGACGTGGTGGTGCGGCCCCTGGGGCAATGCCTCGGCCTATGATGTGGCGCGGATTTACGCGCGGCCTGATGTGACGGTCAATTCTGGGCCAGTTCCTGAGGTAGGGCCTGAGGTGGTGATTCCCAATGGGATCAATTATCCTGATCCAGTGATCGATGGGAAGCTGGATGAAGCTGTGTGGTCCAAGATCGATGGGCTGGATTTGCGTTATGGGGATGATGCGTTGCGGGCGTCTTATCCTGGCATTGGGCCGTGGCGCAGTGGTCAATGGCAGCCAGAGATCAACAGTGTGCGAGCGCCAGTGGTGGATCCAGCCGATGCGACCATCAAATGGTTTTTCAAAGGCGACATGCTGTACCTGGGCGTGGATGTGCGCGATCAGGCGGTCTGGGGCTTGAACCAGTTCGATCTGTGGGATGGGATTCGGTTCATCATCAACGATCGGGCTGCGGTGGATCCTGGTGACAACAACTTGTTGCGTCGCGAGTTGACGGTGCGGGTGGATTCGCTGGGCCAGTTGATGGTGCTGGACTATCTGCCGATGTTGATCGATTCGTTCAAGACCTCGAAGGCGGCGATGGCGTTGAAGCCTGGCACGACGGTGAACAACTTCAACGATATTGATGCGGGGTATAGCTTTGAGTTAGCCATTGATTTGACCAAGCTGGGTTATCCCGTTGGTCGTGGCGATGGGGCGTTGTTCATTAGTGCCACGTTGTTCGATGGCGATGCGTTCGCCAATCCAGCCGATACCTACGGCAACCGAGTGTGGTGGATGCGCGAAAGCTCATGGCCCGCTGCTCCCGCCTGGGCGTATATGGATCCAAATGCGGTGCTTACCGGGGTGAAAGAAATTGCCGGAAAAACCAGCAATCTGCCGACCAAATTTGCAGTGTTGGGCAACTACCCCAATCCATTCAATCCGTCATCAGTGATCCGTTATGCGCTGCCAGAGGATAGCCGGGTGACATTGAAGGTCTACAATGTCCTGGGCAGCATGGTTGCCGAAATCCCCTTGGGCTTACAAAAGGCAGGCATTAACGAAGTCACCTTTAATGCCGAAAAAATCAGTTCAGGCATCTACTTCTATCATTTCCAGGCCGTCTCTGGTAGGAACAATAAACTTTCAGTCAGCTCCACTGGAAAGATGGTCGTGTTGAAGTAG
- a CDS encoding TonB-dependent receptor, which translates to MKLKPINVLVRCLELFLVQFIFVLSTAVTVNSGTTGKLAGRVTDKDGQPLPGTNVILVGTNLGAAADLQGYFNVINIPPGRYQVRFSFIGYKNRVVQDVLVTVDHTTTLDAVLEESTIEGEAVTVVAERPVVELNLTSSVSTVTSKDIQIMPVRQLNEIVDLQAGVVDGHFRGGRLGEVQYQINGVTVNNTYDNSSSVQIDRSLLQEVQVISGTFDAEYGQAMSGVVNVVLKSGSDKFSWNAETFLSDYMYTSGDRRKAEDKFRPLAIQNYQFSLSGPTFLPNTYFIMNTRRYVDNGYIFGKRRFLPTDRADFERRIFTPSGDNKEVPLSYSDDLSGLVKLTNRSIKNIQLEYQAIYNVIKSQRYNFAFRLNPDGRSKQQTTSVVHGLDITHTLSPSTFYNFNLRQNYFDYHDYAYKDFNDPRYDAAGPPQGDANYELGAIVQGVDLSRFKQRTNTIVAKAALTSQVTRTHLAKFGAELQYSTVQFGVPGYIIGTGLLLTRHINEPPDYPPIATYRPISLVAYAQDQVEWRDFIVRAGTRMEYFDARSTVPSDLQNPANAIAGAPASYPKRTSKKITLAPRIGVSYPMTASAALFFAYGHFYQMPGLGQIFTNSDYQILDELQAGGISYGVMGNPDIKPEKTVQYEFGYKHALTPDLGIDFSIFYKDIRDLLGVEFVSTYAAAEYARLTNVDFGNVLGFTIAVDQRRMGPISTMIDYTWQRAMGNSSDPRETATRAAAGEDPRPRQIPLNWDQRHTLNATLLVELPQSLTISTIIRYGSGQPYTPAIKAGFGGGLEANSGIKPASIRIDLRAEKYFRLRNMNISLFARVLNLLDTRFVNGFVFDDTGSPDYSLNPIGQRATLADPGRYYPPRRVELGITLGSAN; encoded by the coding sequence ATGAAATTAAAACCAATCAACGTATTAGTCCGTTGCCTCGAATTGTTTTTGGTGCAGTTCATTTTCGTACTGAGCACGGCCGTGACCGTGAACAGCGGAACAACTGGCAAATTAGCTGGACGCGTCACAGATAAGGATGGCCAGCCCTTGCCTGGCACCAATGTGATTCTGGTTGGCACTAACCTCGGCGCGGCTGCTGACCTGCAAGGCTATTTTAATGTTATCAATATCCCACCAGGACGCTATCAGGTCAGATTTTCTTTTATCGGATATAAAAATCGGGTGGTGCAGGATGTGTTGGTAACAGTTGACCACACAACGACCTTAGACGCAGTGCTAGAGGAAAGCACCATCGAAGGGGAGGCGGTAACGGTTGTCGCTGAGCGGCCAGTGGTCGAACTCAATCTCACCAGCTCGGTCTCAACTGTCACCAGCAAGGATATCCAAATTATGCCAGTCAGACAATTAAATGAAATTGTCGATCTTCAGGCGGGCGTGGTCGATGGTCATTTTCGAGGCGGTCGATTGGGGGAGGTCCAATATCAAATCAATGGCGTAACGGTCAATAACACTTATGACAATAGCTCTTCCGTACAAATCGATCGTTCGCTGTTGCAAGAAGTGCAGGTCATCAGCGGCACGTTCGATGCCGAGTATGGACAGGCCATGAGCGGCGTGGTCAACGTGGTGCTCAAATCTGGCTCAGACAAGTTTTCTTGGAATGCAGAGACTTTTTTGAGCGACTATATGTACACCAGCGGTGATCGTCGCAAAGCCGAGGATAAATTTCGACCGCTGGCGATCCAGAACTATCAGTTCAGCCTCAGCGGCCCAACGTTTCTGCCAAACACTTATTTTATTATGAACACCCGTCGCTATGTCGACAACGGTTATATTTTTGGAAAGCGCCGCTTTCTACCGACGGATCGAGCTGATTTCGAGCGACGCATTTTTACGCCATCTGGGGATAATAAAGAAGTGCCGCTGTCCTATTCCGATGATCTCTCCGGCCTGGTCAAGCTCACCAATCGCTCGATTAAAAATATCCAATTGGAATATCAGGCCATCTACAATGTCATTAAATCTCAGCGCTACAATTTCGCGTTTCGATTGAATCCGGATGGCCGATCGAAACAACAAACCACCTCGGTCGTGCATGGCTTAGATATCACCCACACTTTATCACCGAGTACCTTCTATAATTTCAATTTGCGACAAAATTATTTCGACTATCATGATTATGCATACAAAGATTTCAATGACCCGCGCTATGATGCGGCAGGTCCACCACAAGGGGATGCCAATTATGAATTAGGGGCGATCGTTCAAGGAGTTGATCTCAGTCGCTTCAAACAGCGCACGAATACCATTGTCGCCAAAGCGGCGCTTACCAGCCAGGTGACCCGAACCCATCTGGCAAAATTCGGCGCCGAGTTACAATATTCTACTGTCCAGTTCGGTGTACCAGGCTACATTATTGGGACGGGCCTCTTATTGACTCGTCACATCAATGAGCCGCCTGATTATCCTCCTATTGCAACCTATCGCCCGATTTCATTGGTGGCATACGCCCAAGATCAAGTTGAATGGCGCGATTTTATTGTGCGCGCTGGGACAAGAATGGAATATTTTGATGCCCGGTCCACTGTTCCCAGTGATTTGCAGAACCCGGCCAACGCCATCGCCGGAGCTCCAGCTTCATATCCTAAGCGGACCTCGAAAAAGATCACCTTAGCACCACGGATCGGTGTCTCGTATCCAATGACCGCAAGCGCTGCTCTATTTTTCGCTTATGGCCATTTTTATCAGATGCCGGGATTGGGACAAATTTTCACCAATTCCGATTATCAGATCTTGGATGAATTGCAAGCAGGCGGCATCAGCTATGGCGTCATGGGCAATCCCGATATCAAGCCAGAAAAAACCGTTCAATACGAATTTGGCTACAAGCATGCTCTCACGCCAGATTTGGGAATTGATTTTAGCATTTTCTACAAGGACATCCGAGACTTGTTAGGAGTGGAGTTTGTCTCCACTTATGCTGCCGCAGAATATGCGCGGTTGACCAATGTCGATTTCGGAAATGTTTTGGGCTTCACCATCGCAGTGGATCAACGGCGCATGGGGCCAATTAGCACCATGATTGATTACACTTGGCAACGAGCTATGGGCAATTCCAGTGATCCCAGGGAAACCGCCACTCGCGCCGCTGCTGGCGAAGACCCACGGCCGCGGCAAATCCCGCTCAATTGGGATCAACGCCATACGCTCAATGCGACGCTTCTGGTGGAGCTGCCTCAAAGCTTAACGATCAGCACCATCATTCGTTATGGCAGCGGTCAACCATATACACCAGCAATCAAAGCTGGATTTGGCGGCGGGTTAGAAGCCAATTCTGGGATAAAACCGGCATCAATCCGAATCGACTTGCGGGCTGAAAAATATTTTCGCTTGCGCAATATGAATATCAGCCTATTTGCGCGAGTCCTCAATTTGCTCGATACCAGATTTGTGAACGGCTTTGTTTTCGATGACACCGGTAGTCCTGATTATTCCTTAAACCCCATTGGGCAACGCGCCACACTGGCCGATCCAGGTCGGTACTATCCGCCTCGCCGCGTCGAATTGGGGATAACCCTAGGATCTGCCAATTAG
- a CDS encoding PorV/PorQ family protein → MKVHDNKIKFEIKAQAPSRLLWLSLSLILLLLQLHPSVLAQSKTGTTIGQFLLIEPSARYTGMGNAGVASYDEIAAAYYNPGAIGRLRGYGLQFTHSLWLADITYDYVAASIQMGTIGNLFITATALNSGEIDVRTVEQPLGTGERYSVSNFALGMGYGRQLTDRFSMGFTINYVQETIWHSSLSTVAISVGTLYNLTTNGVRLGASISNFGMPARYSGRDLRIIYDNDPDKYGDNSSLPGEIYTEAFPLPVLFRVGLSVPFEFSPNNRLQLAVNAFHPNDNTESMSFGAEWTVFKSFSLRAGYQNLFLKDSEVGLTLGAGLQLDVAGHFFQFDYAWADHGRLENTQRFTVGFLF, encoded by the coding sequence ATGAAAGTGCATGATAACAAAATCAAATTCGAAATAAAAGCACAGGCTCCGAGCCGACTATTGTGGCTATCGCTAAGCCTAATCCTCTTGCTATTGCAATTGCATCCCAGCGTTTTGGCGCAATCCAAAACGGGCACGACCATTGGCCAGTTTCTGCTGATCGAGCCGAGCGCCCGTTACACAGGCATGGGCAATGCGGGCGTGGCATCCTACGATGAGATTGCCGCCGCTTATTATAACCCTGGCGCCATTGGACGGCTGCGAGGCTATGGACTCCAATTCACCCATAGCCTCTGGCTGGCGGACATCACCTACGATTATGTGGCTGCCTCTATTCAGATGGGAACCATTGGAAATTTATTCATCACAGCGACGGCGCTGAATTCTGGCGAGATCGATGTCCGAACGGTGGAGCAACCGCTGGGCACGGGTGAGCGCTATTCGGTTTCCAACTTTGCGCTGGGCATGGGCTATGGCCGCCAGTTGACCGATCGCTTCTCCATGGGCTTCACCATCAATTACGTTCAGGAGACCATCTGGCACAGCTCGCTCTCGACCGTGGCGATCAGTGTGGGGACGTTGTATAACCTGACCACCAATGGGGTGCGGCTCGGCGCCAGCATCTCCAATTTCGGCATGCCCGCCCGATATTCAGGCCGAGATTTGAGGATCATTTACGACAATGATCCTGACAAGTACGGCGATAACAGCAGCCTGCCTGGCGAAATTTATACCGAGGCATTTCCCCTGCCCGTCCTATTTCGAGTCGGGTTGAGCGTGCCATTCGAATTTTCGCCCAACAATCGGCTGCAATTGGCGGTTAATGCGTTTCATCCCAACGATAATACCGAAAGCATGAGCTTCGGCGCTGAATGGACCGTATTCAAATCCTTCTCCCTGCGAGCGGGCTATCAAAATCTGTTCCTGAAAGACTCTGAGGTTGGGCTGACCCTGGGCGCTGGCTTACAATTGGACGTGGCGGGCCATTTCTTCCAATTCGACTACGCCTGGGCGGATCACGGACGGCTGGAGAATACGCAGCGGTTTACGGTGGGGTTTCTTTTTTAG